A portion of the Clostridium gelidum genome contains these proteins:
- a CDS encoding UvrB/UvrC motif-containing protein, whose translation MLCEKCKKNEAKVNLITVVNGEKHEIWLCENCAKDISSIPFFSSIAQSANFPFQGMLTEILSNADSNKVNIDNNKIKEIVCSNCGLTYDEFKKTGKLGCSDCYEEFKVVLDPRIKSLQAGVKHVGKMPKMKGKELIRRRRLKDLKEEMQKLIVTEEYERAAIARDEIKKLELYILKSNVKEKASIGEENYDGQLDS comes from the coding sequence ATGTTATGTGAAAAATGTAAAAAAAATGAGGCAAAAGTAAATTTAATTACAGTAGTAAATGGAGAAAAACATGAAATTTGGTTATGTGAAAATTGTGCAAAAGATATATCCAGTATTCCATTTTTTAGTTCAATTGCTCAAAGTGCAAACTTTCCATTTCAAGGTATGCTTACAGAAATATTATCTAATGCAGATAGTAATAAAGTTAATATAGATAATAATAAAATAAAAGAAATTGTTTGTTCAAATTGTGGATTAACTTATGACGAATTTAAAAAAACTGGTAAATTAGGATGTTCTGATTGTTATGAAGAATTTAAAGTTGTACTTGATCCTAGAATAAAAAGCTTACAAGCAGGAGTAAAACATGTAGGTAAAATGCCCAAAATGAAAGGAAAAGAATTGATTCGAAGACGAAGACTCAAAGACTTAAAAGAAGAAATGCAAAAGTTAATAGTAACTGAAGAATATGAAAGAGCAGCAATTGCAAGAGATGAGATTAAAAAATTAGAACTTTATATATTAAAGAGCAATGTTAAAGAAAAGGCAAGTATAGGGGAGGAAAATTACGATGGACAGCTTGATTCATAA
- a CDS encoding protein arginine kinase produces the protein MDSLIHKDREKGIVLSSKILLARNFSNVPFPNKLNYIKGRDNGKKVYSVLKNELIDEQLTLYEIWNTNEEFGKQYLEKDLITEELIKNSDKGSFILNKEETLSIMINEKDHVRLQYMSEGLNLEEAFQKATSIDDKIEKNFDYAFDENLGYLTASPENIGTGMKASVIIHLPALTMSEEIKSISKNLSKIGMSIKGVYLDGTNVYGNLYRITNKISLGLTEEDIIIKLKEAVLNIIVEENKFREILLSKCKNELDDKVYRAYGILKCAILLDSKETIELLSNVRLGAELSLIDIDKNKLDKLLILTSNSSIQNYLGRYLDEKEIKYERAKIVKKILN, from the coding sequence ATGGACAGCTTGATTCATAAAGATAGAGAAAAAGGTATAGTATTAAGTAGTAAGATATTATTAGCTAGAAATTTTAGTAATGTACCGTTTCCTAATAAATTAAATTATATAAAAGGTAGAGATAATGGTAAAAAAGTATATAGTGTACTTAAAAATGAATTAATTGATGAACAACTTACATTATATGAGATTTGGAATACAAATGAAGAATTTGGTAAACAATATTTAGAAAAAGATTTAATAACTGAAGAACTTATAAAAAATTCTGATAAAGGGTCATTTATCTTAAATAAAGAAGAAACTCTTAGCATTATGATAAATGAAAAGGATCATGTAAGGCTTCAATATATGAGCGAAGGATTAAATTTAGAAGAAGCATTTCAGAAAGCAACAAGTATTGATGATAAAATAGAAAAAAACTTTGATTATGCATTTGATGAAAATTTAGGGTATCTAACAGCATCACCAGAAAATATTGGAACTGGTATGAAAGCATCAGTAATAATACATTTACCAGCACTAACCATGAGTGAAGAGATTAAAAGCATTTCAAAGAATCTTAGTAAAATTGGGATGAGCATAAAAGGAGTGTATTTAGATGGTACGAATGTTTATGGGAATTTATATAGAATAACGAATAAGATATCATTGGGGTTAACAGAAGAGGATATTATAATCAAATTAAAAGAGGCAGTTTTGAATATAATAGTAGAAGAAAACAAATTTAGAGAAATATTACTTAGCAAGTGTAAAAATGAATTAGATGATAAGGTATATAGAGCCTATGGCATATTAAAATGTGCAATTCTTCTAGATTCTAAGGAAACTATTGAATTGTTGTCAAATGTTAGATTAGGGGCAGAACTTTCACTTATAGACATTGATAAAAATAAGTTGGATAAATTACTTATACTTACAAGCAATTCATCAATTCAAAACTATTTAGGGAGATATTTAGATGAGAAAGAAATTAAGTATGAAAGAGCAAAAATTGTAAAGAAAATATTGAATTGA
- a CDS encoding ATP-dependent Clp protease ATP-binding subunit has protein sequence MEYNKLTERAQVVILEAENESEKFKHGYVGTEHMLLGILKEDGYSAELLKKHGVASENIITMIQRYLGYGDTKKSDDNILLTPRTKRLVDESFAAAKKLNHKYVSPEHILLALLNQEEGMAYTILKSLNLNFTSVSEELLLFLSGIYEDKVSDGKTIENSKKQSTPMLDKYGKDLTALSKEQGLDPVIGRDAETQRLLEILCRRTKNNPCLIGEPGVGKTAVVEGLAQRIVEGNIPEILKNKRVISLDLTSMVAGAKYRGEFEERLKKTMEEIVKDKNIIIFIDEIHTIIGAGGAEGAIDASNILKPSLARGEIQCIGATTIDEYRKYIEKDSALERRFQPITVGEPSKDETLAILKGLRDRYEAHHRVEITDEALEAAVNLSDRYITDRFMPDKAIDLIDEGAAKVRIQNLTTPPDLKDLEGKIENIDKEKEESIRVQDFERAANLRDKEKSLKDQLKNMKENWNTQNSIKPLIVDAEKIASVVSSWTKIPIEKLTESESERLLDLESILHKRVVGQNEAVKSIARAVRRARVGIKDPNRPIGSFIFLGPTGVGKTELSKALAEAMFGDENSIIRVDMSEYMESHSVSKLIGSPPGYVGHDDGGQLTEAVRRKPYSIILLDEIEKAHTDIFNVLLQIMEDGRLTDGKGKLVNFKNTIIIMTSNVGAHQIKKQKNIGFNNNSNNDETEYEKMKESILEELKQKFKPEFLNRIDDTIVFHKLDDEDLDKIMDLMLASIRKRLEGREIYLSFEDDSKRFLLNKGIDRDYGARPLRRLIVKEVEDRLSEEILQGNIKIGDKVKVNELENKLVFSKLVKE, from the coding sequence ATGGAATATAATAAATTAACAGAAAGGGCACAAGTAGTAATTTTAGAAGCTGAAAATGAATCTGAAAAGTTTAAGCATGGATATGTTGGAACAGAGCATATGTTATTGGGTATTTTAAAAGAGGATGGATATTCAGCTGAATTATTAAAAAAACATGGAGTTGCCAGTGAAAATATTATAACAATGATACAACGGTATCTAGGATATGGTGATACCAAGAAGTCAGATGATAATATATTATTAACACCTAGAACTAAGAGATTAGTTGATGAAAGTTTTGCAGCAGCTAAAAAGTTAAACCATAAATATGTTAGTCCAGAACATATTCTGCTAGCGTTACTTAATCAAGAAGAAGGAATGGCATATACTATTTTAAAGAGCTTAAACCTTAACTTTACTAGTGTAAGTGAAGAATTACTTTTGTTTTTATCAGGAATTTATGAAGATAAGGTTAGTGATGGTAAAACAATAGAAAATAGTAAAAAACAAAGTACTCCTATGCTTGATAAATACGGTAAAGACTTAACAGCCTTATCTAAGGAACAAGGATTAGATCCTGTAATAGGAAGAGATGCAGAGACTCAAAGGTTACTAGAAATTCTTTGCAGAAGAACTAAAAATAATCCATGTTTAATTGGTGAACCTGGAGTTGGTAAAACAGCAGTAGTTGAGGGATTAGCCCAAAGAATAGTTGAAGGAAATATTCCAGAGATACTTAAAAACAAAAGGGTTATTTCTTTAGATTTAACATCTATGGTTGCAGGTGCGAAATATAGAGGGGAATTTGAAGAGAGACTTAAAAAAACCATGGAGGAAATTGTTAAAGATAAAAATATTATTATATTTATTGATGAAATCCATACGATAATTGGAGCTGGTGGAGCAGAAGGTGCTATTGATGCGTCGAATATATTAAAGCCATCTTTAGCTAGAGGCGAAATTCAATGTATTGGAGCAACAACTATTGATGAATATAGAAAATATATTGAGAAAGATTCTGCATTAGAGAGAAGATTTCAACCTATAACAGTAGGAGAGCCTTCAAAAGATGAAACTTTAGCAATTTTAAAAGGTTTAAGAGATAGATACGAAGCACATCATAGAGTTGAAATTACAGATGAGGCATTAGAAGCAGCAGTAAATTTATCAGACAGATATATAACAGATAGATTTATGCCAGATAAAGCCATTGATTTAATAGATGAAGGGGCTGCTAAAGTAAGAATACAGAACTTAACAACACCACCAGATTTAAAAGATTTAGAAGGAAAAATTGAAAATATAGATAAAGAAAAGGAAGAATCTATAAGAGTTCAAGATTTTGAAAGAGCTGCAAATCTAAGAGATAAAGAAAAATCACTTAAGGATCAATTAAAAAATATGAAAGAAAATTGGAATACTCAAAATTCAATTAAGCCGTTGATTGTGGATGCAGAAAAAATAGCTAGTGTAGTATCATCATGGACAAAGATTCCAATAGAAAAATTAACTGAATCAGAAAGTGAAAGATTATTAGATTTAGAAAGCATATTGCATAAAAGAGTTGTTGGACAGAATGAGGCTGTAAAATCTATAGCTAGAGCTGTAAGAAGGGCAAGAGTTGGAATTAAAGATCCTAATAGACCAATTGGAAGTTTTATATTTTTAGGACCAACTGGAGTTGGAAAGACTGAACTTTCGAAGGCTCTTGCAGAAGCAATGTTTGGTGATGAGAATAGTATTATAAGAGTTGATATGTCTGAGTATATGGAAAGTCATTCTGTATCTAAATTGATAGGTTCTCCACCAGGATATGTAGGACATGATGATGGTGGGCAACTTACAGAAGCTGTTAGAAGAAAACCATATTCAATAATTCTTTTAGATGAGATTGAGAAAGCTCACACGGACATATTTAATGTACTGCTTCAGATTATGGAAGATGGAAGACTTACAGATGGCAAGGGAAAGTTAGTTAATTTTAAAAATACAATAATTATAATGACTTCAAATGTTGGGGCTCATCAAATCAAAAAACAAAAGAACATAGGATTTAATAATAATAGTAATAATGATGAAACTGAATATGAAAAGATGAAGGAAAGTATATTAGAAGAATTAAAACAAAAGTTCAAACCAGAATTTTTAAATAGAATTGATGATACAATAGTATTCCATAAACTGGATGATGAAGATTTAGATAAAATAATGGATTTGATGCTTGCATCTATAAGAAAAAGACTTGAGGGTAGAGAAATCTATCTGAGTTTTGAAGATGACAGTAAAAGGTTTTTGTTAAATAAAGGAATTGATCGTGATTATGGAGCAAGACCGCTAAGAAGGCTTATTGTAAAAGAAGTAGAAGATAGATTAAGTGAAGAAATTTTACAAGGAAATATAAAAATTGGAGACAAGGTAAAAGTTAATGAATTAGAAAATAAGCTTGTTTTTAGTAAGTTAGTTAAAGAATAA
- the radA gene encoding DNA repair protein RadA, whose translation MKKKTLYRCSGCGFESIKWLGKCPTCNSWNTLEEVVVELKSMQTRVRQASKKPIKKLLDVVSNKSDRIVTGINEFDRVMGGGIVKDSISIITARPGAGKSTLLLQISDAIAQKGYKVIYASGEESDSQIKNRADRILDKIHENIWVVQETSLDNVLDAVEEVDPDMLIVDSIQTFTMEASLPARAGSPTQTMECANALLQIAKTEKRPRAVIVVGQMTKNDELAGLRALEHLVDTVLIIEDDNDEELRVLVSSKNRFGSIENGFFQMCEKGVLSIDNPSEFFMTKREEGEIVSGSALTVIKEGTRAIITEIESLVSKSFTPYPTRIGETLGKDKLNTLISILEQRGGINLYDKNVIIKTTGGIKIREQGINLAVIMSIVSSVKQQGIESNIAFIADVGLTGELKKVPSLESRVKELERMGFKKVYVPKDSFIRESSFKKIQVIELKTLMNVISHVYNH comes from the coding sequence ATGAAAAAGAAAACATTATATAGGTGCTCAGGCTGTGGCTTTGAAAGTATAAAGTGGCTTGGAAAATGTCCAACATGCAATAGTTGGAATACATTGGAGGAAGTGGTTGTAGAATTAAAAAGTATGCAAACAAGAGTAAGGCAAGCTTCTAAAAAGCCAATAAAAAAACTATTAGATGTGGTTTCTAATAAAAGTGATAGAATAGTTACAGGAATAAATGAATTTGACAGAGTGATGGGCGGAGGAATTGTAAAAGATTCAATTTCAATTATAACTGCTAGGCCAGGTGCCGGAAAATCAACATTACTTCTTCAAATATCAGATGCTATAGCACAAAAAGGGTATAAAGTAATTTATGCATCTGGAGAAGAAAGTGATAGTCAAATAAAAAATAGGGCAGATAGGATTCTTGATAAAATTCATGAAAACATATGGGTAGTACAAGAAACAAGTCTTGATAATGTTTTAGATGCGGTAGAAGAAGTAGATCCTGATATGCTAATTGTAGATAGTATTCAAACATTTACGATGGAAGCTTCATTACCAGCAAGGGCAGGTTCTCCAACACAAACTATGGAATGTGCAAATGCGCTACTTCAAATAGCTAAAACTGAAAAGAGGCCAAGGGCAGTTATTGTAGTAGGACAAATGACTAAAAATGATGAACTTGCGGGATTACGGGCATTAGAACATTTAGTTGATACAGTTCTTATAATAGAAGATGACAATGATGAAGAATTGCGTGTGCTTGTAAGTTCTAAAAATAGATTTGGTAGCATTGAAAATGGATTTTTTCAAATGTGTGAAAAGGGTGTTCTCTCAATAGATAATCCATCAGAATTTTTTATGACAAAGCGTGAAGAAGGTGAAATAGTTTCTGGAAGTGCATTGACTGTAATTAAAGAAGGAACGCGAGCTATTATAACGGAGATAGAGAGTTTAGTGTCTAAAAGCTTTACTCCATATCCGACACGTATAGGAGAAACCTTAGGGAAAGACAAATTAAATACATTAATATCTATATTAGAACAACGTGGTGGTATTAATCTATATGATAAAAATGTAATTATTAAAACTACTGGTGGTATAAAGATAAGAGAACAAGGAATCAACTTAGCTGTAATAATGAGCATAGTATCATCTGTAAAGCAACAAGGTATAGAATCTAATATTGCATTCATAGCAGATGTAGGATTGACTGGTGAGCTTAAGAAAGTACCATCATTAGAGAGTAGGGTTAAAGAGCTTGAGAGGATGGGATTTAAAAAGGTTTATGTTCCAAAAGATTCATTTATAAGGGAAAGTAGTTTTAAAAAAATTCAAGTAATTGAATTAAAGACATTAATGAATGTAATAAGCCATGTATACAATCACTAA
- the disA gene encoding DNA integrity scanning diadenylate cyclase DisA — protein sequence MRIEKGIGIKNVLKIMCPGTQLREGLENILRAKTGGLVVIGDDEEVMKLVDGGFYINSEYTPSYAYELAKMDGAIVITGDLKRIVCANAQLIPDSSIPTYETGTRHRTAHRVAKQTNKVVIAISQRRNIITMYKGDIKYVLRESSIILSKANQAIQTLEKYVAVLERVINNLNILEFQDLTTHFDVVTAIQRTEMVMRIVEEINMYILELGNEGRLISMQLNELIKHVERDGILLIRDYCGDELQYNEVYEHIQKLNSSELSDLDAISRAIGHGGIPLMDTLISPKGYRVLSKVPRIPSNVIDNLIKEFKELSNIIDADIVDLDNVEGIGEARATAIKDGLKRIKEQISLKKAIY from the coding sequence ATGAGAATAGAAAAGGGAATAGGAATAAAAAATGTCTTGAAAATAATGTGCCCAGGCACTCAACTAAGGGAAGGTCTTGAAAATATACTAAGAGCTAAGACCGGTGGACTAGTAGTAATTGGGGATGACGAAGAAGTTATGAAACTAGTTGATGGTGGTTTTTATATTAATTCAGAGTATACCCCATCATATGCATATGAATTAGCTAAGATGGATGGTGCTATAGTAATAACTGGAGATTTAAAGAGAATTGTTTGTGCAAATGCGCAGTTAATACCAGATTCATCTATTCCAACTTATGAAACAGGAACTAGGCATAGAACAGCACACAGGGTAGCTAAACAAACTAATAAGGTAGTCATTGCAATTTCTCAAAGAAGAAATATAATAACTATGTATAAAGGTGATATAAAATATGTATTAAGAGAAAGTAGCATAATTCTAAGTAAGGCTAATCAAGCAATTCAAACATTAGAAAAATATGTTGCAGTACTTGAACGTGTTATTAATAATTTGAATATATTAGAATTTCAAGATTTAACAACACATTTTGATGTAGTTACTGCAATCCAAAGAACTGAAATGGTAATGAGAATAGTAGAAGAAATTAATATGTATATATTAGAGCTTGGAAATGAAGGTAGATTAATATCTATGCAGCTTAATGAATTAATTAAGCATGTAGAAAGAGATGGGATATTATTAATTAGGGATTATTGTGGGGATGAATTGCAATATAATGAAGTCTATGAACATATACAAAAGCTAAATTCATCAGAATTATCAGATTTAGATGCAATTTCAAGAGCGATAGGTCATGGTGGTATCCCTCTTATGGATACATTAATATCTCCAAAAGGATATAGAGTATTAAGTAAAGTACCAAGAATACCATCCAATGTTATTGATAATCTTATAAAAGAGTTTAAAGAATTAAGTAATATAATAGATGCTGATATAGTTGATTTAGATAATGTTGAAGGCATAGGAGAAGCTAGGGCTACTGCTATTAAAGATGGATTGAAACGCATAAAGGAACAAATATCATTAAAAAAAGCAATATATTAA
- a CDS encoding PIN/TRAM domain-containing protein: MLKKLIRGIFSIIGLIIGYFISEILLEIPQIASLNYISTTVARIIFVIIICFIFGLILYIISPTIYKNISNLIEYAEKNMQKMSIAEIIYGTVGAVIALILMTFIAKPISDMSNTIGPILLILLNIVAAIIGAEIMIKKKDDITALLVNIKKPAIKEKKAKDGVKEAVKGIPKILDTSVIIDGRIFDICETGFIEGPLVIPNFVLDELRHISDSSDSLKRNRGRRGLDILNRIQKELEIETQIVDDDFPKIAEVDAKLLKLAQKIDGKVITNDYNLNKVAEFQGVPVLNINELSNAIKPVVLPGEEMTIDIVKDGKESSQGVAYLEDGTMIVVEGGRKYIGQTTSVIVTSVLQTAAGRMIFAKPKDN; this comes from the coding sequence GTGTTAAAGAAATTGATAAGGGGGATTTTTTCTATAATTGGATTAATAATAGGATATTTTATATCTGAAATATTACTTGAAATACCCCAAATTGCTAGTTTAAATTACATTTCAACTACTGTTGCTAGAATTATATTTGTTATTATTATATGTTTTATTTTTGGACTTATATTGTATATTATTTCTCCAACCATATATAAGAATATTTCTAACTTAATTGAATATGCTGAAAAAAATATGCAAAAAATGAGCATAGCAGAAATAATTTATGGAACTGTAGGTGCTGTTATTGCTTTAATTCTTATGACATTTATTGCAAAACCAATAAGCGATATGAGCAATACCATAGGACCTATTTTATTAATTCTATTAAACATAGTAGCAGCTATAATAGGTGCAGAAATAATGATTAAGAAGAAAGATGATATAACAGCTCTTCTTGTTAATATCAAAAAGCCTGCAATCAAAGAAAAGAAAGCTAAAGATGGAGTTAAAGAGGCTGTCAAAGGGATTCCAAAAATATTAGATACATCAGTTATAATTGATGGGAGAATATTTGATATTTGTGAAACTGGATTTATTGAAGGTCCATTAGTTATACCTAATTTTGTGTTAGATGAATTAAGACATATATCAGATTCGTCAGATTCTTTAAAAAGAAACAGAGGTAGAAGAGGATTAGATATATTAAATAGAATACAAAAAGAATTAGAAATAGAAACTCAAATCGTAGATGATGACTTTCCTAAAATTGCAGAAGTTGATGCAAAGTTGTTGAAGCTTGCTCAAAAGATAGATGGAAAAGTTATAACAAATGATTATAATTTAAACAAAGTAGCCGAGTTTCAAGGAGTGCCAGTATTAAATATAAATGAATTATCAAATGCAATAAAGCCTGTTGTATTACCTGGAGAAGAAATGACTATTGATATAGTAAAGGATGGTAAGGAATCAAGTCAAGGTGTGGCTTATTTAGAGGACGGAACTATGATTGTTGTAGAAGGTGGGCGAAAGTATATAGGACAAACAACAAGTGTTATAGTAACATCAGTGCTACAAACAGCAGCAGGAAGAATGATTTTTGCAAAGCCAAAAGATAATTAA
- the ispD gene encoding 2-C-methyl-D-erythritol 4-phosphate cytidylyltransferase, which produces MVSAIVLAGGRGKRMGSVQSKQYIDLNGKPILYYTLKQFIENDLIDKIVLVIPEDEKDYCKNEVLDKYGLIIDSIVFGGKERQDSVYNALVQLEGSDIVLIHDGARPFASQRIINDAIKYAKIYKAAAPGVMPKDTIKVKDEKNFSVDTLIRNNLVAIQTPQAFDFNIIYECHKKVKGRGIIVTDDTMVVELFGNKVYIYEGDYTNIKITTQEDLILAEYLVKK; this is translated from the coding sequence ATGGTTAGTGCAATAGTATTAGCTGGAGGGAGAGGTAAAAGAATGGGCTCTGTTCAAAGCAAACAATATATTGATTTGAATGGTAAACCCATTCTTTATTACACTCTGAAACAGTTTATAGAAAATGATTTAATAGATAAAATTGTGTTAGTAATTCCAGAAGATGAAAAGGATTATTGCAAGAATGAAGTGCTGGATAAATATGGATTGATAATTGATAGCATAGTATTTGGTGGAAAAGAAAGACAGGATTCTGTATATAATGCTTTAGTTCAATTGGAAGGTTCAGATATAGTATTAATTCATGATGGGGCAAGACCCTTTGCATCACAAAGAATAATAAATGATGCTATTAAATATGCTAAGATTTATAAAGCTGCAGCACCAGGAGTAATGCCTAAAGATACTATAAAAGTTAAAGATGAAAAAAATTTTTCGGTAGATACATTAATCAGAAATAATCTTGTTGCAATTCAAACACCTCAAGCTTTCGATTTTAATATTATATATGAATGCCATAAGAAAGTTAAAGGAAGAGGAATTATTGTTACAGACGATACTATGGTGGTAGAGCTTTTTGGGAATAAGGTTTACATTTATGAAGGTGATTATACGAATATAAAAATAACAACACAAGAAGATTTGATTTTGGCAGAGTATTTAGTAAAAAAGTAG